In Burkholderia gladioli, a genomic segment contains:
- a CDS encoding autoinducer binding domain-containing protein encodes MSVFSRPGKTDGRPGLPTPSDGVLCAQAHAGAFGVRAGALSIAAPAQSHEASEYDCFALFDELECAPHREALREIVSRLVRLLGAERFAFLLVPAEGEPPRLGDEEVLTDAAPAWLDSYRARGWFETDPGIAYARRNSAPTGAAAIAPRADGPCALGEHDAAHGFRAKLIAPAHLPTPGLGGVLYVGLDARAGEGEAALHGKRILYRLIASELLDWHARQQRSDAARSLALTERETGILRLLRSGCTAHDIAGQLCVAVPTVYGYYKRLNEKFSVNHISLTVKRAATLGLLDM; translated from the coding sequence ATGAGCGTTTTCTCAAGACCCGGCAAGACCGACGGCAGGCCCGGCCTGCCGACTCCCTCCGATGGCGTGCTGTGCGCGCAGGCGCATGCCGGCGCGTTCGGCGTGCGTGCCGGCGCGCTGTCGATCGCGGCGCCAGCCCAGTCGCACGAAGCATCCGAATACGACTGCTTCGCGCTGTTCGACGAGCTCGAATGCGCGCCGCATCGCGAGGCCCTGCGCGAGATCGTCTCGCGCCTGGTCCGGCTGCTCGGCGCCGAACGTTTCGCCTTCCTGCTGGTTCCGGCGGAAGGCGAGCCGCCGCGGCTGGGCGACGAGGAGGTGCTGACCGATGCCGCTCCGGCCTGGCTGGACAGCTATCGCGCGCGCGGCTGGTTCGAGACGGATCCCGGCATCGCCTATGCGCGGCGCAATTCGGCGCCCACCGGCGCGGCCGCCATCGCGCCGCGCGCGGACGGCCCCTGCGCGCTGGGCGAGCACGATGCGGCGCACGGCTTTCGCGCCAAGCTGATCGCGCCGGCCCACCTGCCGACGCCGGGCTTGGGCGGGGTGCTCTACGTCGGCCTCGACGCGAGAGCGGGTGAGGGCGAGGCCGCCTTGCACGGCAAGCGCATCCTCTATCGGCTGATCGCCAGCGAACTGCTCGACTGGCATGCACGGCAACAGCGTTCCGACGCGGCCCGCTCGCTCGCGCTGACCGAGCGCGAGACCGGCATCCTCAGGCTGCTGCGCAGCGGCTGCACCGCCCACGATATCGCCGGGCAATTGTGCGTGGCGGTGCCCACCGTATATGGCTATTACAAGCGGCTTAACGAAAAATTTTCCGTTAATCACATTTCGCTGACAGTAAAACGCGCCGCAACACTCGGCTTATTGGATATGTAA
- a CDS encoding DUF2282 domain-containing protein: MSAKQSIHSALVLGAVASLLASVAHAAPLTKAEEGAAIAAHKEKCYGVALKGQNDCAAGPGTTCQGTSTVDFQGNSWKFVQGGTCTSIVTPGGGHGSTTPIKS, encoded by the coding sequence ATGTCGGCAAAGCAATCGATCCATTCCGCCCTCGTCCTCGGTGCCGTCGCGAGCCTGCTCGCCTCGGTCGCCCATGCCGCCCCGCTCACCAAGGCCGAGGAAGGCGCGGCCATCGCGGCCCACAAGGAGAAGTGCTACGGCGTGGCGCTCAAAGGCCAGAACGATTGCGCGGCAGGTCCCGGCACGACGTGCCAGGGCACCTCGACGGTCGACTTCCAGGGCAACTCGTGGAAGTTCGTGCAGGGCGGCACCTGCACCAGCATCGTCACGCCGGGCGGCGGCCACGGCTCGACCACGCCGATCAAGTCCTGA
- a CDS encoding DUF1109 domain-containing protein: protein MKTRELVARLAADAGPVEPDRVTRRIGRALLGGLAGSIALLVALYGIRSDMPQVLLSAAFWIRLAFPLAIMVAAVQLTERLGRPGAPTRLAWFAAALPLAVMALAGIGLLLATPPGYRLQLMLADCWPLAVGNLVLLSLPPLAAAMHALKGLAPTRLALAGAGAGLLAGAQGLLVDSLYGADGALSLWGLAYALAIGLTSALGAALAPRYLRW, encoded by the coding sequence ATGAAAACCCGCGAACTGGTCGCGCGGCTCGCCGCCGATGCCGGGCCGGTCGAGCCCGACCGCGTGACGCGCCGGATCGGGCGCGCCCTGCTGGGCGGCCTGGCCGGCAGCATCGCGCTGCTGGTCGCGCTCTACGGCATCCGCAGCGACATGCCGCAAGTGCTGCTGAGCGCGGCCTTCTGGATCCGGCTGGCGTTCCCGCTGGCGATCATGGTGGCGGCGGTGCAGTTGACCGAGCGCCTCGGCCGGCCCGGCGCGCCCACGCGCCTGGCCTGGTTCGCCGCGGCACTGCCGCTGGCGGTCATGGCGCTGGCCGGCATCGGCCTGCTGCTGGCGACGCCGCCCGGCTACCGGCTGCAATTGATGCTGGCCGACTGCTGGCCGCTCGCGGTCGGGAACCTGGTGCTGCTGTCGCTGCCGCCGCTGGCTGCCGCGATGCATGCCTTGAAGGGGCTGGCGCCCACCCGCCTGGCGCTGGCCGGCGCGGGCGCCGGGCTGCTGGCCGGCGCGCAGGGCTTGCTGGTGGATTCGCTGTATGGGGCCGACGGCGCGCTGTCGCTCTGGGGGCTGGCCTATGCGCTGGCGATCGGCCTGACCAGCGCGCTCGGTGCCGCGCTGGCGCCCAGGTACCTGCGCTGGTGA
- a CDS encoding dicarboxylate/amino acid:cation symporter, with protein MSQKNSRTSLPLLMIVALILGAIAGVTAPRFAADVGFLSTMFGHAIKMVVMPLILLSVTVGSYRAVEQRRNLGRTALVTILFFIVMTLVSSSLGLGLNWIFRPGLGAPLTESGALPEHLASSIDWVKFITDLIPQNLVAALSSGNAIPVLVFGVLLGTALGATGEAGRPAINLFASLLAGLFKMVEWIVALSPLAIFAAVAGLMSSRGVSGLMPLVKLLGISYLGMLILGLLLSAIVIAAGQRPLAVIRKVSEPLILAFTTRSSEITYPVHLKKLTEMGVPQSVASTILPLSYIFNRDGAVLYTALAVGYLADAYHVAWSWPLALTILVLTIITIDGAANVPSGAIVAITIVLAAIGLPAEAVLLILGVDAFFDMGRTALNVYASTVAMTVSLRLTRSEDRAAADELDGGASLRT; from the coding sequence ATGAGTCAAAAGAATAGCAGGACCTCGCTTCCCCTGTTGATGATCGTGGCGCTGATCCTCGGCGCGATCGCGGGTGTCACGGCGCCGCGCTTCGCGGCCGACGTCGGCTTCCTGTCGACCATGTTCGGCCACGCCATCAAGATGGTGGTGATGCCGCTGATCCTGTTGTCCGTGACGGTCGGGAGCTACCGCGCGGTCGAGCAGCGACGCAATCTCGGGCGCACCGCGCTCGTCACCATCCTGTTCTTCATCGTCATGACCCTGGTGTCGAGCTCGCTCGGGCTCGGCCTCAACTGGATCTTCCGCCCGGGCCTGGGCGCGCCGCTGACCGAATCGGGCGCGCTGCCCGAGCACCTCGCCTCGAGCATCGACTGGGTCAAGTTCATCACCGACCTGATCCCGCAGAACCTGGTGGCCGCGCTGTCCTCGGGCAACGCGATTCCGGTGCTGGTGTTCGGCGTGCTGCTGGGCACCGCGCTGGGCGCCACCGGCGAGGCCGGGCGTCCCGCCATCAACCTGTTCGCCTCGCTGCTCGCCGGCCTGTTCAAGATGGTCGAGTGGATCGTCGCGCTCTCGCCGCTGGCGATCTTCGCGGCCGTCGCGGGCCTGATGAGCAGCCGCGGCGTGTCGGGCCTGATGCCGCTGGTCAAGCTGCTCGGCATCTCCTACCTCGGCATGCTGATCCTCGGCCTGCTGCTCAGCGCGATCGTGATCGCCGCCGGCCAGCGGCCGCTAGCCGTGATCCGCAAGGTCAGCGAGCCGCTGATCCTCGCCTTCACCACGCGCTCCTCGGAAATCACCTACCCGGTGCACCTGAAGAAGCTGACCGAGATGGGCGTGCCGCAGTCGGTGGCCTCCACCATCCTGCCGCTGTCCTACATCTTCAATCGCGACGGCGCCGTGCTCTATACGGCGCTCGCGGTCGGCTACCTGGCCGATGCCTATCACGTGGCCTGGAGCTGGCCGCTCGCGCTGACCATCCTGGTGCTGACCATCATCACCATCGACGGCGCGGCGAACGTGCCCTCGGGGGCGATCGTGGCGATCACCATCGTGCTGGCCGCGATCGGCCTGCCGGCCGAGGCGGTGCTGCTGATCCTCGGCGTCGATGCCTTCTTCGACATGGGCCGCACCGCGCTGAACGTCTATGCCAGCACGGTGGCGATGACGGTGTCGCTGCGCTTGACCCGCAGCGAGGACCGGGCCGCCGCCGACGAGCTGGACGGCGGGGCGAGCCTGCGTACCTGA
- a CDS encoding DoxX family protein has protein sequence MSDARTLKRSPLACAAVLVGRARRAVQWLARPWLAQLVLRLALAVPFWKSGILKWNGFLQLNYTAIELFTSEFQLHLPGGPYPFPAPALFAFLSGCGEVLFPVLLVLGLGTRFAAIGLLLMTCIVELTVPDGWPVHLTWAAMALGIAAWGPGRISIDHLLGDRSPRD, from the coding sequence ATGTCCGACGCCCGAACCCTGAAGCGCTCGCCGCTGGCCTGCGCCGCCGTGCTGGTCGGCCGCGCGCGCCGCGCGGTGCAATGGCTGGCCCGCCCCTGGCTGGCCCAGCTGGTGCTGCGCCTGGCCCTGGCGGTGCCGTTCTGGAAATCGGGGATCCTGAAATGGAACGGTTTCCTGCAGCTCAACTACACGGCGATCGAGCTGTTCACCAGCGAATTCCAATTGCACCTGCCCGGCGGCCCCTATCCGTTCCCGGCGCCGGCCCTGTTCGCCTTCCTGTCCGGATGCGGCGAGGTGCTGTTCCCGGTGCTGCTGGTGCTCGGCCTCGGCACGCGCTTCGCGGCGATCGGCCTGCTGCTGATGACCTGCATCGTCGAGCTGACCGTGCCCGACGGCTGGCCGGTGCACCTGACCTGGGCCGCGATGGCGCTCGGCATCGCCGCCTGGGGACCGGGCCGGATCTCGATCGACCATCTGCTCGGCGATCGTTCGCCGCGCGACTGA
- a CDS encoding DUF692 domain-containing protein: MMEFLSPAGHEPSRLQPAAAQAGLLAGTSLKSQHIAEILDETLHDAFFEVHAENYMGAGGPPHRWLAAVRERHALSVHGVCMSIGGPAPLDATHLARFGEVVRRYQPALVSEHLAWSSHGGAFFNDLLPLPYTKATLERVCDHLDQVQNAIGRAILLENPSTYVAFAQSSFSETEFIREVARRSGCGLLLDLNNVFVSATNHGGSAEAYLAEFPIERVGEIHLAGHTEQRDDEGETLLIDSHDRPIADALWQLYADLIAHTGPIPTLIEWDSALPDWPTLRAQALEARRIQLALAPRSEPARAHHEAADHAH; this comes from the coding sequence ATGATGGAGTTCCTCAGCCCGGCAGGCCACGAGCCCAGCCGTCTCCAGCCGGCCGCCGCGCAGGCGGGCCTGCTGGCCGGCACCAGTCTCAAGAGCCAGCACATCGCCGAGATCCTCGACGAAACCCTGCACGACGCATTCTTCGAAGTCCATGCCGAGAACTACATGGGCGCGGGCGGCCCGCCCCATCGCTGGCTGGCTGCCGTGCGCGAGCGCCATGCGCTGTCGGTGCATGGCGTGTGCATGTCGATCGGCGGCCCGGCCCCGCTCGATGCCACGCATCTCGCGCGCTTCGGCGAGGTGGTGCGGCGCTACCAGCCCGCGCTGGTTTCCGAGCACCTGGCCTGGTCCTCGCATGGCGGCGCGTTCTTCAACGACCTGCTGCCGCTGCCCTACACGAAGGCCACGCTCGAGCGCGTCTGCGATCACCTCGACCAGGTGCAGAACGCGATCGGCCGCGCCATCCTGCTCGAGAATCCCTCGACCTACGTGGCCTTCGCGCAATCGAGCTTCAGCGAGACCGAATTCATCCGCGAAGTGGCGCGACGCAGCGGCTGCGGCCTGCTGCTCGACCTCAACAACGTGTTCGTGTCCGCGACCAATCACGGCGGCTCGGCCGAGGCCTATCTGGCCGAGTTCCCGATCGAGCGGGTCGGCGAGATCCACCTGGCCGGCCATACCGAGCAGCGCGACGACGAAGGCGAGACGCTGCTGATCGACAGCCACGATCGCCCGATCGCCGATGCGCTCTGGCAGCTCTATGCCGACCTGATCGCGCACACCGGCCCGATCCCGACGCTGATCGAATGGGACAGCGCGCTGCCCGACTGGCCGACGCTGCGTGCGCAGGCGCTCGAGGCGCGGCGCATCCAGCTCGCGCTCGCGCCGCGTTCCGAACCGGCCCGCGCCCACCACGAGGCCGCCGATCATGCGCACTGA
- a CDS encoding DUF2282 domain-containing protein, translated as MSAKKSVNSALILGAVASLLASVAHAAPLTKAEEGAAIAAHKEKCYGVALKGQNDCAAGPGTTCQGTSTVDFQGNSWKFVQGGTCTSIVTPGGGHGSTTPIKS; from the coding sequence ATGTCGGCAAAGAAATCGGTCAATTCCGCTCTCATCCTCGGTGCCGTCGCGAGCCTGCTCGCCTCGGTCGCGCACGCCGCTCCGCTCACCAAGGCCGAGGAAGGCGCGGCCATCGCGGCCCACAAGGAAAAGTGCTACGGCGTGGCGCTCAAAGGCCAGAACGATTGCGCGGCAGGTCCCGGCACCACGTGCCAGGGCACCTCGACGGTCGATTTCCAGGGCAACTCGTGGAAGTTCGTGCAGGGCGGCACCTGCACCAGCATCGTGACGCCGGGCGGCGGCCACGGTTCGACCACGCCGATCAAGTCCTGA
- a CDS encoding MbtH family protein, with the protein MDDDLYFVVRNSEGQYSVWLDGRNLPAGWETVGEPASKQACLQRIEQLWTDMVPASVREHLNQHSGSEIDHAVR; encoded by the coding sequence ATGGATGACGATTTGTATTTTGTAGTGCGAAACAGCGAGGGGCAGTACTCGGTATGGCTCGACGGACGCAACCTGCCTGCCGGCTGGGAGACGGTCGGCGAACCCGCCAGCAAGCAGGCCTGCCTGCAGCGGATCGAGCAACTTTGGACGGACATGGTGCCCGCCAGCGTCCGCGAACACCTCAACCAACATTCGGGATCGGAAATTGACCATGCCGTTCGATGA
- a CDS encoding DNA-binding domain-containing protein translates to MRTEIDMDNYASAFAPGLIDPSVNAPAELVAHRGKRVAKRYDVYRNNVTVSLIDALAAIYPAVQRITGTEFFRAMARFHLRETPPVSPLLFEYGRDFPAFIERYEHARAMPWLADTARIERAWLDAYHAADAEPLSAQDFAAFAPQRLAELRFTPHPATRMVRSPYSALAIFAMNRGDAPLRTLDASEAEDALVTRPGLEVIVTRLPAGGAEFLGSLIDGATLGEAVALAMQTQPAFELSAHLGGMLDAGVFSAAHLGD, encoded by the coding sequence ATGCGCACTGAGATCGATATGGATAACTACGCTTCGGCATTCGCGCCGGGCCTGATCGACCCTAGCGTCAACGCGCCGGCCGAGCTGGTCGCGCATCGAGGCAAGCGGGTCGCGAAGCGCTACGACGTCTATCGCAACAACGTCACGGTCAGCCTGATCGATGCGCTCGCCGCGATCTACCCGGCCGTGCAGCGCATCACCGGCACCGAATTCTTCCGTGCCATGGCGCGCTTCCATCTGCGCGAGACGCCGCCCGTCTCGCCCCTGCTGTTCGAATACGGCCGCGATTTCCCGGCCTTCATCGAGCGCTACGAGCATGCGCGCGCGATGCCCTGGCTCGCCGACACGGCACGCATCGAGCGCGCCTGGCTCGACGCCTATCACGCGGCCGATGCCGAACCGCTGTCGGCGCAGGACTTCGCCGCCTTCGCACCGCAGCGGCTGGCCGAGCTGCGCTTCACGCCGCATCCGGCCACGCGCATGGTGCGCTCGCCCTATTCGGCGCTGGCGATCTTCGCGATGAACCGGGGCGACGCGCCGCTGCGCACGCTCGATGCCAGCGAGGCGGAAGACGCGCTCGTCACGCGTCCCGGCCTCGAGGTGATCGTCACGCGCCTGCCGGCCGGCGGCGCCGAATTCCTCGGCAGCCTGATCGACGGCGCCACGCTCGGCGAGGCGGTCGCGCTCGCCATGCAAACCCAACCCGCGTTCGAGCTGTCCGCCCATCTCGGCGGCATGCTCGACGCCGGCGTGTTCAGCGCCGCCCACCTCGGAGACTGA
- a CDS encoding cupin-like domain-containing protein → MPFDEILSVDTLHQPKVSDFRKHYLNKDRPVKIAGALGGWPAMQKWSLDYFEKNFGEETIGVESFQPHERGPGNNSPQGYVKYLRFQEMKLRELIAILREKPDHMYYMASHPFRKTFPNLRADLVQHPYIKGHIEHIPGAHMDSYLWIGPAGTHTPTHTDPMPNFLTQIVGRKMVWLFPPEQAKSHLYIGEFERETFSPVDIENPDFKRFPKLREATPYRVIIEPGESLHIPRNWCHCVISMDVSISISSFFITYPQLFSLVPEFFGEYIKRAIEGWRWKGMRNERAGLNPPPR, encoded by the coding sequence ATGCCGTTCGATGAAATCCTGTCCGTCGACACCTTGCACCAGCCCAAGGTCTCGGACTTCCGCAAGCACTACCTGAACAAGGACCGCCCGGTGAAGATCGCGGGCGCGCTGGGCGGCTGGCCCGCCATGCAGAAGTGGTCGCTCGACTACTTCGAGAAGAACTTCGGCGAGGAGACGATCGGCGTCGAGAGCTTCCAGCCGCACGAGCGCGGGCCGGGCAACAACAGCCCGCAGGGCTACGTGAAGTACCTGCGCTTCCAGGAGATGAAGCTCAGGGAACTGATCGCGATCCTGCGCGAGAAGCCGGACCACATGTACTACATGGCCTCGCACCCGTTCCGCAAGACCTTCCCGAACCTGCGCGCCGACCTGGTCCAGCACCCGTACATCAAGGGGCATATCGAGCACATCCCCGGCGCGCACATGGACTCGTACCTGTGGATCGGCCCGGCCGGCACGCACACGCCGACCCACACCGATCCGATGCCGAACTTCCTGACCCAGATCGTCGGCCGCAAGATGGTCTGGCTGTTCCCACCGGAGCAGGCCAAGTCGCATCTCTACATCGGCGAGTTCGAGCGCGAGACCTTCAGCCCGGTCGACATCGAGAACCCCGATTTCAAGCGCTTCCCGAAGCTGCGCGAGGCCACGCCCTATCGCGTGATCATCGAGCCGGGCGAGTCGCTGCACATTCCGCGCAACTGGTGCCACTGCGTGATCTCGATGGACGTGTCGATCTCGATCAGCTCGTTCTTCATCACCTATCCGCAACTGTTCAGCCTGGTGCCGGAGTTCTTCGGCGAGTACATCAAGCGCGCGATCGAGGGCTGGCGCTGGAAGGGCATGCGCAACGAGCGCGCCGGCCTCAACCCGCCGCCGCGCTGA
- a CDS encoding GntR family transcriptional regulator: MEEKTNSDADHAYDEIRTRILDGRLEPGQKISHRGLASKLGIGQMPVRSALQRLAAENLVTVFDKRGTFVNDPTRDDLQQIYEVRLALESTAAYLAAARGPTLAMSASVERMERLIESGDTDIMAEQRIGWVFHQELFLAARNERLHNFYKLLRAQTLALNELPRQDIETVRRGTVEHLAIYAAIRDGQPEAARTHMWHHIVDGTPARIKLIRAKNESKE, from the coding sequence ATGGAAGAAAAAACAAATTCCGATGCTGACCACGCCTACGACGAAATTCGAACACGAATTCTCGACGGCAGGCTGGAACCAGGGCAAAAAATTTCACATCGCGGGTTGGCAAGCAAGCTCGGAATCGGGCAGATGCCGGTCAGGAGCGCGTTGCAGCGGCTCGCCGCGGAGAACCTCGTCACCGTGTTCGACAAGCGGGGCACCTTCGTCAACGATCCGACGCGCGACGATCTCCAGCAGATCTACGAGGTTCGCCTCGCGCTGGAGAGCACGGCGGCCTACCTGGCGGCAGCCCGCGGGCCGACGCTGGCGATGTCGGCATCGGTGGAGCGCATGGAGCGGCTGATCGAGAGCGGCGACACCGACATCATGGCCGAGCAGCGCATCGGTTGGGTGTTTCACCAGGAGCTGTTCCTGGCCGCGCGTAACGAGCGGCTGCATAACTTCTATAAATTACTGAGAGCACAGACGCTTGCATTGAACGAGTTGCCACGCCAGGACATCGAGACCGTGCGGCGCGGCACCGTGGAGCACCTGGCGATCTATGCCGCGATCCGCGACGGGCAGCCCGAGGCGGCCCGCACGCATATGTGGCATCACATCGTCGACGGTACCCCTGCAAGAATCAAATTAATCCGGGCCAAAAATGAGTCAAAAGAATAG
- a CDS encoding alpha/beta fold hydrolase yields the protein MLHEQERPKEAPTTPSPNHAESAGDMPGAASHWTARAPEVETRDAIAVLADGIGELESTAPLEEMQRSRLMASLLDPGGEGRPSSLTLAFASRARLDVCLASLQRAIDGNAALRGGVAWALPSRPMRFTLREATLRVHTARLAAGIDGEAQLTALAAPPGMQIDPQRPPLLHAVIARLPGARPWRLQLLASPLAIELDALATFLREAVADDPGSGLAVFQRIEPLPAALRPAPWHEIEAHAPASSEAGDADVGTDTALRAQLAALATEATGLASTGLHADLLGSEAPEERALQALRIAMQVRDRLDVSIPLGALLAAPTPAGLATYLCGVVQARARVTGQDEPAPIPIQTGRHAQPPVFCLPGAGASAASFVALATALGPGVPIHGLQARGLDPRQAPETSVEDAARRHLQSILALCPQGPVRIVAHSFGGWIALETARQLERLGRRCAPLVLLDSPPPPILPLAPEPSPADIVRTLVRLLEQSSGLSFQLDDATIEAAAASDFEARLAFVGKLMRDAALLPPAAGAHRDAAIAPMLQTFEAQLRTCHVAHGRLDGEAIVIVAHDGGEGSPMPGAFGWSALVEHVEFAVMRGNHMSLLQEPAVREIALTMRERWRIV from the coding sequence ATGTTGCACGAACAGGAACGACCGAAGGAAGCGCCGACGACGCCGTCGCCAAACCACGCCGAAAGCGCCGGCGATATGCCCGGCGCGGCTTCTCATTGGACCGCCCGCGCGCCCGAGGTTGAGACGCGAGACGCGATCGCCGTGCTGGCCGACGGCATCGGCGAGCTGGAAAGCACGGCACCGCTGGAAGAAATGCAACGATCGCGCCTGATGGCCAGCTTGCTGGATCCAGGCGGCGAAGGACGTCCATCGTCGCTGACGCTGGCGTTCGCCTCGCGTGCGCGGCTCGATGTCTGCCTGGCGTCGCTGCAGCGCGCGATCGACGGCAATGCTGCCTTGCGCGGCGGCGTGGCCTGGGCGCTGCCTTCGCGGCCGATGCGCTTCACGCTGCGCGAGGCGACGCTGCGGGTTCATACCGCCCGGCTGGCGGCCGGCATCGACGGCGAGGCGCAGTTGACAGCACTGGCCGCCCCGCCCGGCATGCAGATCGATCCGCAACGGCCGCCGCTATTGCATGCCGTGATTGCGCGCCTGCCCGGTGCGCGGCCATGGCGGTTGCAGTTGCTGGCCTCGCCGCTCGCTATCGAACTCGATGCGCTCGCAACCTTCCTGCGCGAGGCCGTCGCCGACGATCCCGGCTCCGGGCTGGCCGTGTTTCAACGAATCGAGCCCCTCCCCGCCGCATTGCGCCCCGCCCCGTGGCATGAGATCGAGGCCCACGCACCCGCAAGCAGCGAAGCGGGCGATGCCGATGTCGGCACGGATACGGCGCTGCGCGCCCAGCTCGCCGCGCTGGCCACCGAGGCGACCGGCCTGGCCTCGACCGGCCTGCATGCCGACCTGCTCGGCAGCGAAGCGCCCGAGGAGCGCGCGTTGCAGGCCCTGCGGATCGCCATGCAGGTTCGCGATCGGCTGGACGTCTCGATCCCGCTCGGCGCGCTGCTCGCCGCGCCGACGCCGGCAGGCCTGGCCACGTATCTCTGCGGCGTCGTGCAAGCACGGGCCCGTGTTACCGGCCAGGACGAGCCCGCGCCGATTCCGATCCAGACGGGGCGACACGCGCAGCCGCCCGTGTTCTGCCTGCCGGGCGCCGGTGCCAGCGCGGCCAGCTTCGTGGCACTCGCCACCGCGCTCGGCCCCGGCGTGCCGATCCATGGCTTGCAGGCACGCGGCCTCGACCCACGACAGGCGCCCGAAACCAGCGTCGAGGATGCCGCGCGCCGCCATCTGCAATCGATCCTGGCGCTATGCCCGCAGGGCCCGGTGAGGATCGTCGCGCACTCGTTCGGCGGCTGGATCGCGCTCGAGACGGCGCGACAGCTCGAACGGCTTGGGCGCCGCTGCGCGCCGCTGGTGCTGCTCGATTCGCCGCCGCCGCCGATCCTGCCGCTCGCACCTGAACCGAGCCCTGCCGATATCGTTCGCACCCTGGTGCGCCTGCTGGAGCAATCCTCGGGGCTGTCGTTCCAGCTCGACGACGCAACGATCGAAGCCGCCGCCGCGAGCGATTTCGAAGCGCGGCTCGCCTTCGTCGGCAAGCTGATGCGCGACGCCGCCCTGTTGCCGCCCGCCGCGGGTGCCCATCGGGACGCCGCCATCGCGCCGATGCTGCAGACCTTCGAGGCACAACTGCGCACCTGCCATGTCGCGCACGGGCGCCTCGACGGCGAAGCCATCGTGATCGTCGCGCACGACGGCGGCGAAGGCAGCCCGATGCCGGGCGCGTTCGGCTGGAGCGCGCTGGTCGAGCATGTGGAGTTCGCCGTGATGCGCGGCAATCACATGAGCCTGCTCCAGGAGCCGGCCGTGCGCGAGATCGCGCTGACGATGCGCGAACGCTGGCGCATCGTCTGA
- a CDS encoding GNAT family N-acetyltransferase gives MNTHAPIFEILTVSADQVYPLRARLLLDGDEIASRLSGDLGADTLHLGIRRGEQLVGVASVCREDCPDLPRDGWRLRGMAIDEALRGFGFGRVLVRLCAEHARGRGGRTLWCTARETAKGFYEGLGFTSDPRVLSLPTKPDVQFYRMWMDI, from the coding sequence ATGAATACTCACGCTCCGATATTTGAAATTCTTACGGTTAGCGCGGATCAGGTGTATCCGCTGCGCGCGCGACTGCTGCTCGACGGCGATGAAATCGCCTCCCGGCTGTCCGGCGATCTCGGAGCGGATACGCTGCATTTAGGAATCCGGCGCGGCGAGCAGTTGGTGGGCGTGGCCTCGGTATGTCGCGAGGATTGCCCCGACCTGCCGCGCGACGGCTGGCGCCTGAGGGGCATGGCGATCGACGAGGCGCTGCGCGGGTTCGGCTTCGGCCGCGTGCTGGTGCGGCTGTGCGCCGAGCATGCGCGCGGGCGCGGCGGCCGCACCCTGTGGTGCACCGCGCGAGAAACCGCGAAGGGGTTTTATGAAGGACTGGGGTTTACCAGCGATCCCCGGGTGCTGTCACTGCCGACCAAGCCCGATGTGCAGTTTTATCGGATGTGGATGGATATTTGA